Proteins co-encoded in one Bacteroidota bacterium genomic window:
- a CDS encoding ATP-binding protein: MKTIARKRYLDALSVLKDKNLIKVATGVRRCGKSTLMTQFQDLLRKENNKVSILAINMDMPEFRFLAEKNWKEIYDYIIMHLKKNVTNYVFIDEVQNVPEFEKLLEGLYVHPNIDLYVTGSNAFLLSSDLATLLTGRAYEINVLPFSFVEYLEFTGKTTNPDRAFSEYVRTGGFPEAVRLSADGNHFANEYLQTVFRNIFDNDISKRYTIYAEESYQEVVTFLIDSVGSRVSAGNIAKVLTTNKKKIDNKTVSKYIDTLVEAYLFYKVNRYDIKGKQYLATQEKYYLVDLGFRNALLGKELSSDAGHLLENIVFLELKRRNNQVWIGKTKNLEVDFVVRNNEGYTQYIQVSQTVQNPTTLERELAPFNSIADHHEKFLITMDYDTGTYNGIKKINAIDWLTKTEK; encoded by the coding sequence ATGAAAACAATAGCACGTAAACGGTACTTAGATGCACTGAGTGTTCTTAAGGATAAGAATTTAATTAAGGTTGCCACAGGCGTTAGGCGTTGTGGGAAATCAACTTTAATGACACAATTTCAAGACTTGTTGCGAAAAGAAAACAACAAAGTTTCCATTTTGGCGATCAATATGGATATGCCCGAATTTCGTTTTTTAGCTGAGAAAAATTGGAAAGAGATTTACGATTACATCATCATGCATCTCAAAAAAAACGTAACTAATTATGTGTTTATTGACGAAGTGCAAAACGTTCCCGAATTTGAAAAACTGTTGGAAGGCTTGTACGTTCACCCAAACATAGATTTGTACGTCACAGGTTCAAACGCATTTTTATTATCAAGCGATTTGGCAACTTTACTCACAGGTAGAGCTTATGAAATAAATGTATTGCCTTTTTCTTTTGTTGAATATTTAGAGTTCACTGGCAAAACCACAAACCCTGACCGTGCTTTTTCTGAATATGTGCGTACAGGTGGTTTTCCCGAAGCTGTGCGACTTTCAGCAGACGGAAATCATTTTGCCAATGAATATTTACAAACGGTCTTCAGGAACATTTTCGACAATGATATTTCTAAACGCTATACTATTTATGCCGAAGAATCATATCAGGAAGTTGTAACCTTCTTAATAGATTCAGTTGGGTCAAGAGTCTCAGCAGGAAACATTGCCAAAGTTTTAACGACTAACAAAAAGAAAATTGACAACAAAACGGTATCAAAGTACATTGACACTTTGGTTGAAGCATATTTGTTTTACAAAGTAAACCGCTATGACATCAAAGGCAAACAATATTTGGCAACGCAAGAAAAATACTATTTAGTGGATTTAGGGTTTCGCAACGCATTACTTGGAAAAGAATTGTCAAGCGATGCAGGGCATTTACTTGAAAATATAGTTTTTCTGGAGCTAAAACGCAGAAACAACCAAGTATGGATAGGCAAAACCAAAAACCTGGAGGTTGATTTTGTGGTTCGTAACAACGAAGGTTATACACAATACATACAAGTTTCGCAAACAGTACAAAACCCAACAACTTTAGAACGTGAGTTAGCACCCTTTAACAGTATTGCAGACCATCACGAAAAATTTTTAATCACAATGGATTACGACACAGGTACATATAACGGAATAAAAAAAATAAACGCAATAGATTGGCTTACAAAGACCGAAAAATAA
- a CDS encoding restriction endonuclease, whose product MEIPKFHETFIPILKILENGETLQAREMYKKVIEQFYSGLSKEQLEQTTKSGDILIINRIAWGKSYLKKGGYIEFPRRGFVKITEKGKKHSKTDLTLEQVENSENYLEFYNQKNSKKESTPSVIENASPQDLIDEGFNQIDIQVKDELLEKLKEIDPFYFEKVILILLKKMGYGDFVETSKTGDGGIDGIINEDKLGLDKIYIQAKRYGENKVHEKEIRNFIGAMSGDTQKGVFVTTSSFDSGAVKKAHDAHHTIILIDGIKLVDLMHQYNVGIQVKSVYEVKELDNDFFEENN is encoded by the coding sequence TTTGAAGATCTTAGAAAATGGAGAAACTCTCCAGGCAAGAGAAATGTATAAAAAAGTTATTGAACAATTCTATTCTGGACTTTCAAAAGAACAATTAGAGCAGACGACTAAAAGTGGTGACATTCTGATAATTAATAGAATTGCTTGGGGTAAATCTTATCTTAAAAAGGGTGGTTACATTGAATTTCCCAGAAGAGGATTTGTGAAAATTACCGAGAAAGGGAAAAAACATAGTAAAACAGATTTGACACTGGAACAAGTTGAAAATTCTGAAAACTATCTGGAATTTTATAATCAGAAAAATTCTAAAAAGGAATCGACTCCATCCGTAATTGAAAACGCTTCACCACAAGACTTGATTGACGAAGGGTTTAATCAAATAGACATTCAAGTTAAAGATGAATTGCTTGAGAAACTAAAGGAAATTGATCCATTTTATTTTGAGAAAGTAATCCTTATTCTACTAAAAAAGATGGGATATGGTGATTTTGTTGAAACTTCTAAAACAGGAGATGGAGGTATTGACGGAATAATCAATGAGGATAAACTTGGATTGGATAAAATTTATATTCAAGCCAAACGATATGGTGAAAATAAAGTGCATGAAAAAGAAATCCGAAATTTTATCGGGGCAATGAGTGGAGACACTCAAAAAGGTGTTTTTGTTACAACCTCTTCATTTGATTCAGGAGCAGTAAAAAAAGCTCATGATGCTCACCATACAATTATTCTGATTGATGGAATAAAATTAGTAGACCTTATGCATCAATATAATGTTGGTATTCAAGTGAAATCAGTTTATGAAGTAAAAGAATTGGATAATGATTTCTTTGAGGAGAACAATTAA
- a CDS encoding HNH endonuclease, which produces MTNRWGILKEVEEFVRERDTACVYCGMVFSNEINSRKNKPSWEHIINDVRINGTDNVALCCMSCNASKGSKLLEVWLESDYCKKKEITVNSVADVVKSALKNPPKLNDN; this is translated from the coding sequence ATGACAAATCGCTGGGGAATACTTAAGGAGGTTGAAGAATTTGTAAGAGAAAGAGATACTGCATGCGTTTATTGTGGGATGGTATTTTCGAATGAAATCAATTCTCGGAAGAATAAACCATCGTGGGAACATATAATAAATGACGTAAGGATTAATGGGACTGATAATGTAGCTCTTTGTTGTATGTCATGCAATGCGAGTAAAGGTTCAAAATTGCTTGAAGTCTGGCTTGAAAGTGACTACTGTAAGAAAAAAGAAATTACAGTTAACTCCGTTGCTGATGTTGTAAAATCCGCATTAAAGAATCCACCCAAATTGAATGATAACTAA